In a genomic window of Zingiber officinale cultivar Zhangliang chromosome 9B, Zo_v1.1, whole genome shotgun sequence:
- the LOC122025760 gene encoding uncharacterized protein LOC122025760, with product MSASREQIAPLALSSTQSPAGEEGEVAAASKPSRLRRRRRCLICGGCCGVFLVVLAVVIVVLALTVFRVKDPEITVNGVTVQRVAVGGLSFAALQPSFSLNLTLLVDLSVKNPNAASVRFGPSTTAVYFHGRDLGVARGPPGNSRAHRTFRMNVTVDIMAERVVGDAQLLQEVLGGVIPVTTSTRLGGRVKLLGVIRRHVEVTMNCSLTIELDNQSLRQQDCDREVRL from the coding sequence ATGAGCGCTAGCCGGGAGCAGATCGCGCCCTTAGCTTTGAGCTCCACGCAGTCGCCCGCCGGCGAGGAGGGAGAGGTAGCGGCGGCCTCGAAGCCCAgccgcctccgccgccgccgccgctgtcTCATCTGCGGGGGCTGCTGCGGGGTGTTCCTCGTCGTATTAGCCGTCGTCATCGTCGTCCTGGCTCTCACCGTCTTCAGGGTAAAGGATCCGGAGATAACGGTCAACGGCGTGACGGTGCAGCGGGTGGCCGTTGGCGGCTTATCTTTCGCCGCGCTGCAGCCGTCCTTCTCCCTCAACCTGACGCTGCTGGTCGACCTGTCCGTCAAGAACCCCAACGCCGCCAGCGTCAGGTTCGGCCCCAGCACGACCGCGGTCTACTTCCACGGGCGCGACCTGGGCGTGGCCCGCGGGCCGCCGGGGAACTCGCGGGCGCACCGCACCTTCCGCATGAACGTGACGGTGGACATAATGGCGGAGCGGGTTGTGGGCGACGCGCAGCTGTTGCAGGAGGTGCTGGGCGGGGTGATCCCCGTGACGACGTCGACGAGGTTGGGTGGGAGGGTGAAGTTGCTGGGGGTGATCCGGCGGCATGTGGAGGTGACCATGAACTGCAGCCTCACCATCGAGCTGGACAACCAGTCCCTCCGGCAGCAGGACTGCGATCGTGAAGTTCGCCTGTAG
- the LOC122023760 gene encoding DEAD-box ATP-dependent RNA helicase 38-like, translating to MADSESATTKAEPKLSWADVESDEEKEASALSSEAAVPSELNKIESLSIADVKDGENQAADVPDASRLLEDPDESDIKAVTSGDTVYTSAVAFEDLNLSNELINGLYVEMGFSRPSKIQAITLPMILTPPYKDLVAQAHNGSGKTTCFVLGMLSRVDPSKKVPQAICVCPTRELAQQNHAVLMKMGKYTGITAMCAIPTDSSSYIPINKRPPVTDQVVIGTPGTIKKWTTAKKLSTRDIKILVFDEADHMLAEDGFRDDSERLRKEIQRSSGGCQVLLFSATFNENVKAFVSRVISDGNQIFVKKEELTLEKVKQYKVLCPNENAKIEVIKNKIFEFGQKVGQTIIFVRTRHSASMLHRSLSQEGYECTSVQGALSQEDRDKIIKEFKDGLTKVLITTDLLARGFDQRQVNLVINYDLPVKHTNPSEPDCELYLHRVGRTGRFGSKGAVFNFLCTDRDKLVMEKIQQHFQHPIPEISDWRSEEAFESALKDAGLL from the exons ATGGCAGACAGCGAGTCGGCAACGACAAAGGCGGAGCCGAAGCTGTCCTGGGCGGACGTGGAGTCCGACGAGGAAAAGGAAGCGTCGGCGCTCTCGTCAGAGGCTGCCGTTCCCTCGGAGTTGAACAAGATCGAATCCCTCTCCATCGCCGATGTGAAGGATGGTGAAAACCAGGCAGCGGACGTACCTGATGCCAGTCGCCTGCTGGAGGACCCTGACGAATCCGATATCAAAGCC GTTACATCTGGCGATACTGTTTATACGTCCGCTGTGGCGTTTGAAGACTTGAATTTGTCAAATGAACTGATCAACGGGTTATATGTGGAAATGGGTTTTAGCAGGCCCAGCAAGATTCAGGCTATTACTCTGCCTATGATTCTTACACCTCCGTATAAAGATTTGGTAGCTCAAGCTCATAATGGATCGGGTAAAACAACTTGTTTTGTGTTGGGGATGTTGAGCCGAGTTGATCCAAGCAAGAAGGTGCCCCAAGCCATCTGCGTTTGTCCTACTAGGGAGCTTGCTCAGCAG AATCATGCTGTCCTCATGAAGATGGGGAAGTATACTGGCATAACTGCAATGTGCGCAATACCAACCGATTCTTCTAGTTATATTCCTATAAATAAACGACCTCCGGTGACTGACCAAGTCGTGATTGGCACTCCGGGGACCATCAAGAAGTGGACAACAGCAAAAAAGTTGAGCACAAGGGATATTAAAATACTTGTCTTTGATGAGGCAGATCACATGCTAGCTGAG GATGGCTTTAGGGATGATTCTGAAAGACTTAGGAAAGAGATTCAAAGGAGTAGTGGTGGTTGCCAG GTACTTCTTTTTTCTGCTACCTTCAATGAAAATGTGAAGGCGTTTGTCTCAAGAGTAATTTCCGATGGAAATCAAATATTTGTGAAGAAAGAGGAACTTACCTTGGAAAAAGTAAAACAGTATAAGGTCCTTTGTCCAAATGAAAATGCTAAGATAGAAGTAATAAAAAACAAGATTTTTGAATTTGGGCAAAAGGTGGGGCAGACAATTATATTTGTACGCACGAGACATAGTGCTTCAATGTTGCATCGATCACTGTCTCAAGAGGGTTATGAGTGCACATCAGTTCAAGGTGCTCTCAGCCAAGAAGACAGGGACAAAATTATAAAAGAATTCAAAGATGGATTAACCAAAGTCCTCATAACCACTGATCTGTTGGCTCGTGGTTTTGATCAAAGACAG GTTAATTTGGTTATCAACTACGATCTACCTGTAAAGCACACCAATCCTTCTGAGCCAGATTGCGAACTATACCTCCATAGAGTTGGAAGAACCGGTCGATTTGGTAGCAAAG